A genomic window from Flavobacteriales bacterium includes:
- a CDS encoding transposase: MKTSYLKVVKSLSPEIAYPNFNSFMDNLNQQEMEWYATFRNHVTDKIENYDFEELTDEGIKTLLPVRTLAAMAIMKEGFGWGDAQLINECKNDLRVRHALAINDSGDVPTVSMMNKFRSLLLTFERNTGINLMSELIEKVTADKGPVMKLGGGRIMLWAMRVA; the protein is encoded by the coding sequence ATGAAAACGTCATACCTAAAAGTTGTAAAAAGCCTTTCTCCGGAGATAGCATATCCAAACTTCAACTCCTTCATGGACAATCTGAACCAGCAGGAAATGGAATGGTACGCCACGTTCAGAAATCACGTAACCGATAAAATCGAGAACTATGATTTCGAAGAACTGACAGACGAAGGAATCAAAACACTTCTACCGGTTAGGACGCTTGCTGCCATGGCCATCATGAAAGAGGGATTTGGTTGGGGAGATGCACAGCTGATCAACGAATGCAAAAATGACCTCAGAGTACGTCATGCGCTTGCAATCAACGATTCAGGAGATGTACCAACTGTAAGCATGATGAACAAGTTCAGGTCTTTGCTACTAACGTTTGAAAGAAATACAGGAATCAACCTCATGTCAGAATTGATTGAGAAAGTTACTGCCGATAAAGGTCCGGTAATGAAACTCGGAGGTGGAAGAATAATGCTTTGGGCTATGCGAGTGGCCTAA